A stretch of Columba livia isolate bColLiv1 breed racing homer unplaced genomic scaffold, bColLiv1.pat.W.v2 Scaffold_195, whole genome shotgun sequence DNA encodes these proteins:
- the LOC110364946 gene encoding uncharacterized protein LOC110364946, whose amino-acid sequence MAERPPSRPRVAWQEEVGAPQELRSPLDPKHVDVVQPLQIDADSLPVNGFLRGYMDSIVSFLGSPEKEESHKIGFLMDIRDLCDTSRRQRSPMGLDVFCQRYELAENIEVRGYPAALGKGSRTPAPAPCEDSAGQGRGLVALGSGSCRSHPGCALQVLLEEEPRDQLRTALRQIAMRAIAELRYLPIPPGVACTRPRGAAPGTSVRLAALSLCSAVERVLEGKETRLLQACFSSVFSLPPEVEDMDRYLYLETMRSMDNMLQALLLNSRASRVSELLQNIFQMLLTLSSSEREHVRQRAVGRIEGLSFVLAENPTLEAWCRSRTDIHGPVSYRDIQIPVLGQLLGHLLLSQHSWEEARTLARDAVQHLAVFLAGQNSKRSCFGLNPSTHRHLLMGLLLFLTSFVLPSCFP is encoded by the exons ATGgcggagagaccccccagccgccccagggtggcttggcaggaggaggttggggctccccaggagctcagatctccaCTGGACCCCAAGCACGTGGAtgtggtccagccactgcagatcg ATGCCGATTCGTTACCCGTGAATGGATTTCTAAGGGGATACATGGACTCCATTGTGTCCTTTCTCGgcagcccagaaaag gaggagagccaCAAGATCGGGTTTCTCATGGACATCCGTGACCTGTGCGACACCAGCAGGCGCCAGCGCTCCCCAATGGGCCTAGATGTCTTCTGCCAGAGATACGAGCTGGCGGAGAATATCGAGGTGAGGGGAtacccagcagcgctggggaagGGGTCGAGGACTCCGGCACCGGCACCCTGTGAGgacagcgctgggcagggccgggggctggTGGCGCTGggctctggcagctgcaggtcccatcccggctgtgctctgcaggtgctgctggaagaggagcccagGGACCAACTGCGCACGGCGCTGCGGCAGATCGCCATGCGTGCCATTGCCGAACTGAGGTACCTGCCCATCCCTCCTGGGGTCGCCTGCACGAGGCCTCGAGGCGCTGCTCCAGGTACCAGCGTGCGGCTGGCTGCTCTCTCTCTTTGCAGCGcagtggagagggtgctggaggGCAAGGAGACAAGGCTGCTCCAAGCCTGCTTCTCCAGTGTCTTCTCGCTTCCACCAGAAGTGGAGGACATGGACCGTTACCTCTACTTAGAA ACCATGCGGTCCATGGACAACATGCTGCAGGCATTGCTCCTCAACTCTCGTGCCTCCAGAGTCAGCGAGCTGCTGCAGAATATCTTCCAG atgctCCTGACTCTGAGCAGCTCCGAGAGAGAACATGTGCGGCAGAGGGCCGTGGGGAGGATTGAGGGGCTGAGCTTCGTGTTGGCTGAGAATCCCACACTGGAG GCCTGGTGCCGCTCTAGGACAGACATACACGGCCCTGTCAGCTATAGAGACATCCAGATCCCAGtgctgggacagctgctggGGCATCTCCTCCTTTCCCAACATTCCTGGGAAGAGGCAAGAACTCTGGCTCGAGATGCAGTGCAGCACCTCGCTGTCTTCCTGGCTGGACAAAACAGTAAGAGAAGTTGTTTTGGGCTCAATCCCTCTACACACAGACATCTCCTGATGGGTCTGCTTCTGTTCCTCACCTCCTTTgtccttcccagctgcttccCGTAG
- the LOC135577933 gene encoding uncharacterized protein LOC135577933: MTDSSAFDKEVARNMLDVVKGNCDFWLVDVPKITSCIHKTLGCINTAPARQSVESLIVWMADKCPGEVVSTLLTIAPPGDSTALALWEVMFSVPQTLQSVLKELLIQLQDPKSRLFCTYLEDHCLVSLAMLAGSDLGDREFALLYMAFRFLKEERPAMLSLVLTGTMTLSQTDEMVSGVSPRAAMVAAPEALPAMVGPGGCLGSSSHMDLVPKGQLSSSYRQGK; this comes from the exons ATGACAGACTCCAGCGCCTTTGACAAGGAGGtggccagaaacatgctggaCGTGGTCAAGGGAAACTGcgatttctggctggtggat GTGCCAAAGATCACGAGCTGCATCCACAAAACCCTGGGGTGCATCAACACGGCACCAGCCCGACAGAGCGTGGAGTCTCTAATTGTCTGGATGGCTGACaaatgccctggggaggtggtgtctacgctgctgacaatcgcaccaccaggagacag cactgccctggcactgtgggaggtgatgttctccgtgccccagaCCCTGCAAAGCGTTTTGAAGGAGCTGCTCATCCAACTCCAGGACCCAAAGAGCAGGCTCTTCTGCACGTACCTGGAGGACCACTGCCTCGTTAGCTTGGCT atgctggccgGCAGTGATCTGGGAGATCGGGAGTTTGCTCTGCTCTACATGGCCTTCAGgtttctgaaggaagaaaggccgGCCATGCTCTCCCTGGTGCTCACGGGCACCATGACGCTGTCACAGACAGACGAGATGGTGAGCGGAGTGTCACCAAGGGCAGCCATGGTGGCTGCTCCAGAGGCCCTtcctgccatggtggggcctgggggctgcctggggagctcttCACACATGGACCTGGTCCCAAAAGGGCAACTCTCTTCGTCGTACaggcaaggaaaatga